A stretch of Cellulosilyticum sp. I15G10I2 DNA encodes these proteins:
- a CDS encoding NAD(P)/FAD-dependent oxidoreductase translates to MHYNTIVIGAGPAGLFISQLLAKQNLKVLLLERNAKAGKKLLLSGSGQCNFTHAGPISHFFECYGDHAKFLKKALTTFNNKMCMDFFEKSGIAYHIYPNGKVFPKSMKSEDVLNALLVSCQLSNVDIRYNSLVEDVTVYDTIFTVETNDNKRYFSDNIVIATGGKSYPKTGSDGIGYSLAQRLGHGIVEPRPALTDVRVKDKSFVGLSGLSFEQVEITIWHNHKKVIAYQDGLLFTHKGLSGPAILNTSRWMRKGDCITINFLYPKTYEEVKAFFTNHLSESGKEELITFLKRLNLPKSFCVTVCNHLQADPHILCAKLPRKMREEIVQYFTKFPFEVEAVGGFHMAMATSGGVWLKEVNPSTMESRKQKGLYFVGEVLDIDGNTGGYNIQAAFSTAYLCAESIKEKTKK, encoded by the coding sequence ATGCATTATAATACGATAGTTATAGGGGCCGGCCCAGCAGGTTTATTTATATCTCAACTACTTGCCAAACAAAATTTGAAAGTGTTATTGCTAGAAAGAAATGCAAAGGCAGGTAAAAAACTCCTCTTATCTGGAAGTGGACAATGTAACTTTACACACGCAGGTCCTATAAGCCATTTTTTTGAATGCTATGGAGATCATGCTAAGTTTTTGAAAAAAGCACTGACCACTTTTAATAATAAAATGTGTATGGACTTTTTTGAAAAATCAGGCATAGCTTATCATATATATCCCAATGGGAAAGTTTTCCCCAAAAGCATGAAGAGTGAGGATGTTTTAAATGCGCTACTTGTAAGTTGCCAACTGTCAAATGTAGATATTCGGTACAATAGCTTGGTTGAAGATGTCACAGTTTATGATACTATTTTTACTGTAGAAACAAATGATAATAAAAGATACTTTAGTGATAACATTGTTATTGCTACCGGTGGGAAATCTTATCCTAAAACCGGCTCAGATGGGATAGGGTATTCTTTAGCCCAAAGGTTAGGACATGGTATTGTGGAACCAAGACCTGCACTTACAGATGTACGTGTTAAGGATAAAAGTTTTGTGGGTCTTTCAGGTTTATCTTTCGAGCAAGTAGAAATTACAATTTGGCATAATCATAAAAAAGTTATAGCCTATCAAGATGGTTTACTATTTACCCATAAGGGTTTATCTGGACCGGCCATTCTAAATACTTCTAGGTGGATGCGCAAAGGTGACTGCATTACTATCAACTTTTTATATCCCAAGACGTATGAAGAAGTTAAAGCTTTTTTTACCAACCATTTATCTGAGTCTGGAAAAGAGGAGCTTATTACTTTTCTAAAAAGATTGAATCTCCCTAAAAGCTTCTGTGTGACAGTTTGTAATCATTTGCAAGCAGATCCACATATTTTATGTGCTAAGCTTCCACGAAAAATGCGAGAGGAGATTGTACAATACTTTACTAAGTTTCCTTTTGAGGTTGAAGCAGTTGGTGGATTTCATATGGCTATGGCTACTTCTGGAGGGGTATGGCTTAAAGAAGTTAATCCAAGCACTATGGAAAGCAGAAAACAAAAAGGATTATATTTTGTGGGAGAAGTATTAGATATAGATGGCAATACCGGCGGGTATAATATACAAGCTGCCTTTTCAACGGCTTATTTATGTGCTGAGAGTATAAAAGAAAAAACTAAAAAATAG
- a CDS encoding ABC transporter ATP-binding protein gives MFTLNDIKFKTILDINYLHIPAQKVTCIVGESGSGKTTLIKLLNKMLTPTQGEILFGGQSINHINAVELRRKVPMLPQSPAIFTGSIKDNLLIGLTFGEKPFVSDDRLHEILAIVHLNKDLNDDAENLSGGEKQRVALGRMLLIEPEVLLLDEPSSALDESTEKFIIEKLTAYTKQNHKTLIMVTHSKRVAQNFADYIVVLSNGKVADQKEVQR, from the coding sequence ATGTTTACACTAAATGATATTAAATTTAAAACAATACTTGATATTAATTATCTTCATATTCCAGCTCAAAAAGTTACATGTATTGTCGGAGAAAGCGGCAGTGGTAAAACAACACTTATAAAACTTCTTAATAAAATGTTAACTCCCACTCAAGGGGAAATATTGTTTGGTGGGCAATCTATAAATCATATAAATGCAGTAGAACTAAGAAGAAAGGTACCTATGCTGCCACAAAGCCCTGCTATTTTCACAGGATCAATTAAAGATAATTTATTAATAGGTTTAACTTTTGGAGAAAAACCATTTGTATCAGATGATAGACTTCATGAGATACTTGCTATAGTTCATTTAAATAAGGATTTAAATGATGATGCAGAAAACCTATCAGGCGGGGAAAAACAAAGGGTCGCTTTAGGAAGAATGCTCCTTATCGAACCTGAAGTACTCCTATTAGATGAACCCTCATCAGCATTAGATGAAAGTACAGAAAAGTTTATTATAGAAAAGCTCACAGCCTATACCAAACAAAATCACAAGACCCTTATTATGGTGACACATTCTAAAAGAGTTGCCCAAAACTTTGCAGATTATATAGTTGTATTAAGTAACGGAAAAGTTGCTGACCAAAAGGAGGTACAAAGATGA
- a CDS encoding M15 family metallopeptidase produces the protein MCLLKLVNKQNHLSDTYVPTQLVQEPHSKIWLCECTLTAFSSLNTQLVKDGLASLILVSGYRAYDYQKKLYDRKTNWFIARGFSEADARIKASEIVTLPGCSEHQLGLAIDVTSCDMKDLEDPLTEDFQYKPEGHWLNQNAHKYGFILRYPQDKTALTQISYEPWHYRYIGIKHAIALKTLAMCLEEYIDYIAL, from the coding sequence ATGTGCCTGCTTAAACTTGTTAATAAGCAAAATCATTTAAGTGATACTTATGTTCCGACTCAACTTGTACAAGAACCTCATTCAAAAATCTGGCTGTGTGAGTGTACACTTACTGCATTTTCAAGTTTAAATACTCAACTGGTTAAAGATGGGCTGGCTTCATTAATATTAGTAAGTGGTTATAGAGCTTATGACTATCAGAAAAAACTCTATGATCGTAAAACTAATTGGTTTATTGCACGTGGTTTTAGCGAGGCTGATGCAAGAATAAAAGCTAGTGAAATAGTTACACTTCCTGGCTGTAGTGAGCATCAGCTTGGGCTTGCTATAGATGTTACATCTTGTGATATGAAAGACTTAGAAGATCCGCTTACTGAGGATTTTCAGTATAAACCCGAAGGTCACTGGTTAAATCAAAATGCCCATAAGTATGGTTTTATACTGCGTTATCCGCAAGATAAAACTGCACTTACTCAAATCAGCTATGAACCGTGGCATTATAGATATATAGGTATTAAGCATGCTATAGCTTTAAAAACACTTGCTATGTGTTTAGAAGAATATATAGATTATATCGCACTTTAA
- a CDS encoding PadR family transcriptional regulator: MQDKIIRKLFLGFIQIHILHHAHKDPFFGSWMIEELKEHGYQMSPGTLYPLLHSMESSDLLEKYEVLAEGKVRKYYKITQKGIEVLEEARNKAYELFKEIKV; this comes from the coding sequence ATGCAAGATAAAATTATAAGAAAACTTTTTTTAGGGTTTATTCAGATTCATATTTTACATCATGCCCACAAAGATCCTTTTTTTGGTTCTTGGATGATTGAGGAACTTAAAGAACATGGTTATCAGATGAGTCCTGGTACTCTCTATCCTCTCCTTCATTCTATGGAATCTAGTGATTTGCTGGAAAAATACGAAGTATTGGCAGAAGGCAAAGTAAGAAAATATTACAAAATCACGCAGAAAGGGATTGAAGTTTTAGAAGAAGCTAGAAATAAGGCTTATGAATTATTTAAAGAAATCAAAGTTTAA
- a CDS encoding ABC transporter permease: MNQVIELQLWQMAVAYIFIVILLMIVRIRGIHREKEIIISTCRMTIQLILTGLILAYLFERPNPLYTLIVITLMEIFAIYNVIKRIKTSISPALKRVIIISMLSGTLFSLLFFILVVIRVTPWYDPRYFIPIAGMLIGNAMTGISLGMTRLIDGMYSQRHLIESALMIGASPKTACKQVVDNAFDSAILPTINSMVGMGIVFLPGMMTGQILSGTNPTTAIEYQIAIMLGILGSVALTVIMFVQFGYKTFFNNESQLTFENK, encoded by the coding sequence ATGAACCAAGTTATAGAACTTCAGCTTTGGCAAATGGCGGTTGCCTATATATTTATTGTTATTCTGTTAATGATTGTACGCATTCGTGGCATTCATAGAGAAAAGGAAATTATTATCTCTACATGCAGAATGACCATTCAGCTTATTTTAACAGGTTTGATATTGGCTTATTTGTTCGAAAGACCCAATCCCTTATATACACTTATTGTCATTACGCTTATGGAGATCTTTGCGATATACAATGTGATTAAAAGAATTAAAACCAGCATTTCACCTGCACTTAAACGAGTAATTATCATTTCAATGCTTAGTGGGACACTGTTTAGTCTTCTTTTCTTTATTTTGGTAGTTATAAGAGTAACCCCTTGGTATGATCCCAGATATTTTATTCCAATTGCAGGCATGTTAATTGGAAATGCAATGACAGGTATTTCTCTTGGGATGACTAGATTAATAGATGGGATGTATTCACAGCGTCACTTAATTGAATCAGCATTAATGATTGGTGCTTCTCCTAAGACAGCTTGTAAACAAGTTGTAGATAATGCATTTGATTCAGCTATCTTACCTACGATTAACTCCATGGTTGGTATGGGCATTGTTTTTCTGCCTGGTATGATGACAGGTCAAATTCTTTCTGGGACGAATCCTACTACAGCTATAGAATATCAAATTGCTATTATGTTAGGGATTTTAGGAAGTGTCGCTTTAACTGTTATTATGTTTGTTCAATTTGGATATAAAACTTTCTTTAACAACGAATCACAACTTACGTTTGAAAACAAGTAA
- a CDS encoding DUF1015 domain-containing protein, with product MATIRAFKAYRPSEQLVTKVAALPYDVMSTEEAKHMVNDNPYSFLHVDKPEMHIQNPVGDELYAFAGNTLNRMIEEEIFIQDESSIYIYGLTNAYTTQYGIVCCVSAKEYDQGIIKKHENTRTDKELDRIKHVTYCNAHTGPIFLAYKDLDQVTAWMMSYVAVNQPVYQFTSEDGVKHQVFKVSDEDVIANITATFEETDALYIADGHHRAAAAAAVARNQVNTRSPQEEAEYFLATIFPKDHLYIMDYNRVLKDESGLDESMLFDALRKVFEVEYVESEVYTPIERHTFGMRYHNKWYKLMLKPQYVEECDPVACLDVSILQKHVLDPLFKITDPKNDKRIDFVGGIRGIEELNKRTNEDMDVAFSMYPTSMDELINVADAGELMPPKSTWFEPKLRSGIFIHKIE from the coding sequence ATGGCAACTATACGAGCATTTAAAGCATATAGGCCAAGTGAACAGTTAGTTACAAAGGTAGCAGCACTGCCTTATGATGTCATGAGTACAGAAGAAGCAAAGCACATGGTTAACGATAACCCCTATTCTTTTTTACATGTTGATAAACCTGAAATGCATATTCAAAATCCTGTTGGCGATGAATTATATGCCTTTGCTGGCAATACCTTAAACCGTATGATTGAAGAAGAAATCTTTATCCAAGATGAGTCAAGTATTTATATTTATGGATTAACTAATGCTTATACAACGCAATATGGCATTGTTTGCTGTGTATCTGCTAAGGAATATGATCAGGGAATTATTAAAAAGCATGAAAACACCCGAACAGATAAAGAACTAGACCGTATCAAGCATGTTACCTATTGCAATGCGCATACAGGGCCTATATTTTTGGCCTATAAAGATTTAGATCAAGTTACAGCATGGATGATGTCGTATGTAGCAGTTAATCAACCCGTCTATCAGTTTACTTCTGAGGATGGTGTTAAACACCAAGTGTTTAAGGTATCAGATGAAGATGTAATTGCCAATATTACTGCAACTTTTGAAGAGACAGATGCACTCTATATAGCAGATGGGCATCATCGTGCAGCAGCCGCCGCTGCAGTAGCACGAAATCAAGTAAATACTAGGAGTCCTCAAGAAGAAGCAGAATACTTTTTAGCGACTATTTTTCCGAAAGACCATCTTTATATTATGGATTATAACAGAGTGCTAAAAGATGAAAGCGGCCTAGATGAATCAATGCTGTTTGATGCATTAAGGAAAGTTTTTGAAGTAGAGTACGTTGAGTCGGAAGTTTATACACCTATAGAGCGACATACTTTCGGTATGAGATATCATAATAAATGGTATAAACTGATGCTAAAGCCTCAATATGTTGAAGAGTGTGATCCAGTAGCTTGTTTAGATGTATCTATTTTACAAAAACATGTACTTGATCCTTTGTTTAAAATTACTGATCCAAAGAATGATAAACGTATTGATTTTGTGGGGGGAATAAGAGGGATAGAAGAACTCAATAAACGAACGAATGAAGATATGGATGTTGCATTTAGCATGTATCCTACTTCAATGGATGAACTCATTAACGTAGCTGATGCGGGTGAACTCATGCCGCCAAAGTCAACATGGTTTGAACCTAAACTTAGAAGTGGTATTTTTATTCATAAAATAGAGTAA
- a CDS encoding lysophospholipid acyltransferase family protein, whose product MRTLMWYISFAFTLIGTIPKLFKVNTLKNQGKSIDCEDYIHKVTSKWALGAVKRTGTCVEVYGTQNLPQEQAVVFISNHQGNFDIPILMSYVNKPKGFIAKIETQKIPVVRTWMRHIHCIFMDRSTLKGSAGAIIEGINTLKKGYSLVIFPEGTRSKSNQMGEFKSASFKLATKAKVPIIPISICGSYKIMEANHNQIKPAQVKLYIHECIETKNLSKEQIEQLPEQVYNIIKSKLPDSL is encoded by the coding sequence ATGAGAACATTAATGTGGTACATAAGTTTCGCTTTTACCCTTATAGGCACTATCCCAAAATTATTTAAAGTAAATACATTAAAAAATCAAGGGAAGTCTATTGATTGTGAAGATTATATTCATAAAGTTACTTCAAAATGGGCATTAGGTGCTGTAAAACGTACAGGTACATGTGTAGAAGTGTACGGAACCCAAAACCTTCCACAAGAACAAGCTGTTGTTTTTATAAGCAACCATCAAGGTAATTTTGATATTCCTATTCTAATGAGTTATGTCAACAAACCTAAAGGTTTTATTGCTAAAATTGAAACACAGAAAATACCTGTTGTTAGAACCTGGATGCGTCATATCCACTGTATTTTTATGGATAGATCAACACTTAAAGGATCTGCTGGAGCCATTATCGAAGGAATAAATACTTTGAAAAAGGGTTATTCTCTCGTTATTTTTCCAGAAGGAACACGAAGTAAGAGTAATCAAATGGGAGAATTTAAATCTGCGAGCTTCAAGCTTGCAACTAAAGCTAAAGTTCCAATCATTCCTATTTCTATTTGCGGCTCTTATAAAATTATGGAGGCTAATCATAATCAAATTAAGCCAGCTCAAGTAAAACTCTATATTCATGAATGTATAGAAACTAAAAATTTGTCAAAAGAACAGATAGAACAACTGCCTGAACAAGTTTATAATATCATAAAATCTAAATTGCCTGATTCTTTATAA